The following proteins come from a genomic window of Metarhizium brunneum chromosome 2, complete sequence:
- the cysD gene encoding Homocysteine synthase → MADLSQKFETLQLHAGQEPDPTTKARAVPIYATTSYTFNDSAHGARLFGLKEFGNIYSRIMNPTVDVFEKRIAALEGGVAALAASSGQSAQFIAINTLAHAGDNIVSTSNLYGGTYNQFKVFLPRLGIKTKFVDGDKPEDIAAAIDDNTKAVYVESIGNPRYNVPDLEAIAKVAHDAGVPLIVDNTFGAGGYFIRPIDHGADIVVHSATKWIGGHGTTIGGVVVDSGKFDWGKHGKRFPQFVEPAEGYHGLKFFETFGNISFIIRARVEILRDLGAALNPFAAQQLLLGIETLSLRAERHAQNALALAQYLEKSPYVSWVSYPGLESHPYHETAKKYLKRGFGGVLNFGVKGGGAGSQVVDGFKLISNLANVGDAKSLAIHPWTTTHEQLSDDEKASSGVTEDLIRISVGIEHIDDIIADFEQSFKAAAAATKS, encoded by the exons ATGGCCGATTTGAGCCAAAAATTCGAGACACTGCAGCTTCATGCTGG CCAGGAACCTGATCCAACCACCAAGGCGCGTGCTGTGCCTATTTACGCAACTACC AGCTACACTTTCAATGACTCTGCTCATGGCGCGAGGCTCTTTGGCCTCAAGGAGTTTGGTAACATCTACAGCCGTATCATGAAC CCCACCGTCGATGTCTTTGAAAAGCGCATCGCAGCTCTTGAAGGCGGtgttgccgccctcgccgcctcctccggcCAAAGCGCCCAGTTCATCGCCATCAATACGCTTGCCCACGCTGGCGACAACATCGTCTCAACGTCCAACCTTTACGGCGGCACCTACAACCAGTTCAAAGTGTTCCTGCCGCGtctcggcatcaagaccaagtttgtcgacggcgacaagCCCGAGGACATTGCtgccgccattgacgacaaTACCAAGGCCGTCTATGTCGAGAGCATCGGCAATCCGCGGTATAACGTGCCCGACCtggaggccattgccaaagtCGCCCATGACGCGGGCGTCCCCCTGATTGTGGACAACACCTTTGGTGCCGGCGGCTACTTCATTCGTCCCATTGACCATGGCGCCGACATCGTGGTGCACTCTGCCACCAAGTGGATTGGAGGACACGGCACCACCATCGGCGGCGTTGTCGTCGATTCTGGCAAATTCGACTGGGGCAAGCATGGCAAGCGTTTCCCGCAATTTGTCGAGCCGGCCGAGGGCTACCATGGCCTCAAGTTCTTCGAGACCTTTGGCAACATCTCCTTCATTATCAGGGCGCGGGTGGAGATTCTGAGAGATTTGGGCGCCGCGCTGAACCCATttgctgcccagcagctACTGCTTGGCATTGAGACTCTGAGTCTGCGCGCTGAAAGACATGCCCAGAATGCGCTGGCTTTGGCTCAGTACCTCGAGAAGAGCCCTTATGTCAGCTGGGTCAGCTACCCTGGTTTAGAAAGCCATCCGTATCACGAGACTGCCAAGAAGTACCTCAAAAGGGGATTTGGTGGTGTGCTGAACTTTGGTGTCAAgggcggtggtgctggcAGTCAGGTCGTGGATGGCTTCAAGTTGAtttccaacttggccaatgTCGGTGACGCCAAGTCGCTGGCTATTCA CCCCTGGACAACTACCCATGAGCAGCTCTCCGACGACGAAAAGGCCAGTTCTGGTGTCACCGAG GATCTCATTCGTATCTCGGTCGGTATCGAGCATATTGATGACATTATTGCCGATTTCGAGCAGTCGTtcaaggccgccgcggccgccaccAAGTCATAG
- the EMC7 gene encoding ER membrane protein complex subunit 7, with the protein MRFPALAVPALAAPALTASITLYLPPVPNPFTLPASTHATLSTLGSAFSAPISALNTFVFHNVTPGSYLADIHCKTDGFRPLRIDVARDADGKETFQAWDTFRGNEWGNKGEALPVKDGSAGWGVEAKSLGKKMYFVDRPQFSVLSILKNPMILMGLVSMLIFFGMPKLMENMDPDLKAEFEARQREGPMAAMSGQQQNPLGNFDMAAFLAGSGKKEGGAGAGSVSDGRNEPVRR; encoded by the exons ATGCGCTTCCCGGCCCTCGCTGTCCCGGCCCTCGCGGCGCCCGCCCTGACGGCCTCCATAACTCTGTACCTGCCACCCGTTCCCAACCCTTTCACACTCCCGGCCTCGACGCACGCAACGCTGTCCACGCTCGGCAGCGCCTTCTCGGCACCCATATCCGCCCTCAACACCTTTGTCTTCCACAACGTCACGCCCGGCTCGTACCTAGCCGATATCCACTGCAAAACAGACGGCTTCCGCCCCCTCCGCATCGACGTGGCCCgcgacgccgacggcaaagagACGTTCCAGGCGTGGGACACCTTCCGCGGCAACGAATGGGGCAACAAGGGCGAGGCGCTGCCCGTCAAGGACGGCAGCGCAGGATGGGGCGTGGAGGCCAAGAGCCTAGGCAAGAAGATGTACTTTGTGGACAGGCCGCAGT TTTCCGTGCTGAGTATTTTGAAGAACCCCATGATCCTGATGGGCCTCGTGAGCATGCTCATCTTCTTTGGCATGCCGAAGCTCATGGAGAACA TGGACCCCGATTTAAAGGCCGAGTTCGAGGCGCGGCAGCGCGAGGGCCCCATGGCCGCTATGAgcgggcagcagcagaatcCTCTGGGGAACTTTGACATGGCTGCCTTCTTGGCGGGTTCGGGGAAGAAGGAGGGCGGTGCTGGTGCGGGGAGCGTCAGTGATGGGAGGAATGAGCCTGTCAGAAGGTGA
- the ctl1 gene encoding Choline transporter-like protein ctl1, translating into MFSEYASRFLAQSQSRLSGFAGQGDNDNNPRSNEWPPSRPGRSQRDAGRVGTTHRSFLSRGYGGNPYQQNGSGSRFGNIGFASRISAAQDAPLFHSTLDEFREDDDEEEREREAADLFALQRSRRVAAASKLAESTESANSRGSIEDSTGDVDHPYQDRIFSRGIRSSWNGTRSSHKPPFAGDTLFEENEELSKSGEEQHQDAGSHPQAKSKIMVDVGLDSQEEGDEDPPESLLGGEAPTDSSPPPFQRFKSQSEREPFILRRTSTTESDVSSIRRNDPLEYEVAQPGNLLTEGELFKHDPFFAWIYLISFAGMLSTFVLVWLHTSPQKSPVGDTIYATLQKSFDMLAVDTVVAIFVSFIWLAALRSFVRPLVSVILIAVPVIMLSFSLYSFISSFQGRTHGSSFQDSVMRWVSLVPAASCVLWLWLVVKGRRAIQQAIEILQFSSKILAQNSGLLLIGFGCLALIVLWTWAWLAMFTRVFMGGYFSKSLVRFVIQMSSWWLGAAFIFMYMWTLSVINAVHRATTAATVSQWYFHRNAGPATPSREIVTAALGHATTIIFGSICQSTLLSLLIRAPLLFLPRRIGGAITNLAGFWIPTPIVALTNPLTITYGAIHSQSLAVSARGLDQMEIVSPTIPTTTLTPRALRLRGQANGLLPYRLAKLLLVATRLIMATGLGLAGWVITAKQLRIQLPDGMGVRGSAYAYVVGIMASFIGYSVMGAMEGILSGIVDGVLICYGSEKRMERGHGRYCLEAAYLFGERRIGEDLGYV; encoded by the exons ATGTTTTCAGAAT ATGCGTCACGGTTCTTGGCACAGTCACAGTCGAGACTCTCGGGTTTTGCTGGGCAGGGCGATAACGATAATAACCCCAGATCCAACGAgtggccgccatcaaggccaggcCGAAGCCAACGAGACGCCGGCAGGGTAGGTACAACACATCGGTCATTTCTATCGAGGGGATATGGTGGCAATCCTTATCAACAAAACGGCAGTGGCTCGAGGTTTGGTAACATAGGATTTGCCTCGCGCATATCGGCAGCCCAAGACGCCCCGCTCTTCCACAGTACCCTCGATGAGTTTCgggaggacgacgacgaagaggagcgTGAGCGGGAAGCCGCAGACTTGTTTGCCTTGCAAAGGTCCCGGCGGGTAGCTGCAGCTAGCAAACTTGCAGAGAGCACCGAGTCTGCCAATAGTCGCGGATCTATTGAAGACAGCACGGGGGATGTGGACCATCCATATCAAGATCGCATCTTTAGCCGAGGCATCAGAAGTAGTTGGAACGGCACGAGGAGCTCGCACAAACCGCCTTTCGCCGGCGATACACTGTTTGAAGAAAACGAGGAACTTTCGAAATCAGGCGAAGAGCAGCATCAGGATGCTGGCAGTCATCCACAGGCAAAGAGCAAGATCATGGTCGATGTCGGGCTGGATTCCCAGGAGGAAGGAGATGAAGATCCGCCCGAATCTTTACTGGGAGGTGAAGCACCAACCGACTCTAGTCCGCCACCGTTTCAAAGATTCAAGTCTCAGTCAGAACGGGAACCCTTCATCTTGAGGAGAACATCTACAACAGAGTCCGATGTCAGCAGTATCCGGAGGAATGACCCGCTGGAATACGAGGTTGCCCAACCAGGAAATTTATTGACCGAGGGCGAGTTGTTCAAGCATGACCCTTTCTTTGCTTGGATATATCTCATCAGCTTCGCGGGAATGCTGTCGACATTTGTGCTGGTTTGGCTGCACACCTCTCCGCAAAAGAGTCCGGTTGGTGACACGATATACGCCACGCTTCAAAAGTCGTTTGACATGCTGGCAGTGGACACTGTAGTAGCCATATTCGTATCTTTCATATGGCTTGCCGCGCTGCGATCGTTTGTTCGCCCGCTCGTCAGCGTAATTCTGATTGCAGTGCCGGTCATCATGCTGTCATTTTCGCTGTACTCGTTTATTTCATCATTCCAGGGAAGGACACACGGATCCAGCTTCCAAGATTCCGTTATGCGCTGGGTATCGCTGGTTCCCGCTGCATCTTGCGTGTTGTGGCTCTGGCTGGTTGTCAAGGGCCGCCGGGCCATCCAGCAGGCCATTGAGATTTTGCAGTTTTCGTCCAAGATTCTGGCACAGAACTCAGGTCTGCTCCTCATTGGGTTTGGTTGCCTTGCACTGATTGTCTTGTGGACGTGGGCTtggctggccatgttcaCGCGCGTCTTCATGGGTGGTTACTTTTCAAAGTCACTGGTGAGGTTTGTCATTCAAATGTCAAGTTGGTGGCTCGGGGCTGCCTTTATCTTCATGTACATGTGGACTCTCTCCGTCATCAATGCGGTTCACCGTGCAACAACTGCAGCTACGGTTTCGCAGTGGTATTTCCACCGCAATGCCGGTCCCGCGACGCCATCCCGAGAAATCGTCACGGCAGCTCTTGGCCATGCGACTACGATAATCTTTGGCAGCATTTGCCAGTCTACATTACTCTCACTGTTGATTCGAGCGCCATTGCTGTTTCTTCCCAGGCGGATCGGCGGAGCGATTACAAACTTGGCCGGATTCTGGATTCCCACGCCGATTGTTGCTCTTACAAATCCTTTGACAATTACATACGGTGCCATTCACTCGCAAAGTCTTGCTGTTTCGGCGAGAGGACTAGACCAAATGGAAATTGTGTCGCCCACAATTCCCACGACGACACTAACACCCCGAGCACTGCGTCTTCGTGGCCAAGCCAACGGACTACTGCCTTATCGACTGGCAAAGCTGCTTCTCGTGGCTACACGACTGATTATGGCAACAGGTCTCGGGCTCGCAGGGTGGGTTATCACTGCGAAGCAGCTCCGAATCCAGCTACCCGACGGCATGGGCGTCCGCGGGTCAGCCTACGCGTATGTggtgggcatcatggccagcttTATTGGCTACTCGGTTATGGGTGCCATGGAAGGTATTTTAAGTGGCATCGTGGATGGGGTTCTTATATGCTATGGCAGCGAGAAACGTATGGAGAGGGGACATGGGCGATATTGTCTGGAAGCGGCGTATCTATTCGGGGAGCGGCGAATTGGTGAGGACCTGGGATATGTTTGA
- the RABB1B gene encoding Ras-related protein RABB1b, with product MASSPWDYIAKLVCIGDSGCGKSSLTIRLCEGRFSPHHDVTIGVEFGSRIVPVGPPHTKPSSFLSSSVNPPAGAAASPGAADGLPEPPRDTSKTPQKHMKLSLWDTAGQETYKSVTRSYFRGASGALLVFDLSRRQTFQHVTDWLNDLRQIAEPDIVVVLVGNKADLAQQEENKREVTREEAEEWARRNGVLEYVETSAKSGENVEQAFMRVAERIFHNIQAGKYDLNDRRSGVKGPSAGGNRQVKLGGDSKSAGGGCC from the coding sequence ATGGCCTCCTCGCCGTGGGACTACATCGCCAAGCTCGTCTGCATAGGCGACTCGGGATGCGGCAAATCCAGTCTAACCATCCGCCTCTGCGAGGGCCGCTTCTCCCCCCATCACGACGTCACCATCGGCGTGGAATTCGGCTCGCGCATCGTCCCCGTCGGCCCGCCGCACACCAAGCCCTCCAgcttcctctcctcctccgtAAACCCCCCCgcgggggcggcggcgtcgcccGGCGCGGCGGATGGCCTCCCCGAGCCGCCCCGGGACACCAGCAAAACGCCCCAGAAGCACATGAAGCTGTCTCTCTGGGACACGGCCGGCCAGGAGACCTACAAGTCCGTCACGCGCTCCTACTTCCGCGGTGCGAGCGGcgccctcctcgtcttcgaccTCTCCCGCAGACAGACGTTTCAGCACGTGACGGACTGGCTGAATGACTTGCGGCAGATTGCGGAGCCggacatcgtcgtcgtcctggtGGGCAACAAGGCGGACTTGGCGCAGCAGGAGGAGAACAAGAGGGAGGTGACGCGggaggaggcagaggagTGGGCGAGGAGGAACGGCGTGTTGGAGTATGTTGAGACGAGTGCCAAGAGCGGAGAAAATGTCGAGCAGGCCTTTATGAGGGTTGCCGAGAGGATATTTCACAACATCCAGGCGGGCAAGTATGATTTGAATGACAGGAGGTCTGGCGTCAAGGGGCCGAGCGCGGGTGGTAACCGGCAGGTGAAGCTGGGCGGGGACAGTAAATCTGCTGGCGGTGGCTGTTGCTGA
- the PMT2 gene encoding Dolichyl-phosphate-mannose--protein mannosyltransferase 2 has product MAGEKAAVASGADVGEGLRKRPVNNGTPAPVAPQPTDNKKQAAQKAEKNLIDTFVEWEHIIAPLIFTALAFFTRLWKIGLSDIVTWDEAHFGKFGSYYIKHEYYFDVHPPLGKMLVGLSGVLGGYNGSFEFKSGDKYPEDVNYTFMRAFNALFGIVCIPMAYYTARELNLRRPAVWLVTLMVLCENSYTTISRFILLDSMLLCGTVATTLCWAKFHNQRHNSFEPEWFFWLFMTGFSIGCVCSVKLVGLFVTALVGLYTIEDLWNKFGNTKMPITTLTAHVGTRVVGLIVVPFLIYLLSFALHFAILDRTGPGDAQMSSLFQANLKGTEVGKNSPLEIAYGSRATIKNMGYGGGLLHSHVQTYPEGSQQQQVTCYHHKDANNDWFFYPNRREPDYDAESPDLRFIGDGTIIRLIHAQTGRNLHSHDIAAPMSKSDKEVSSYGNLTVGDEKDHWKVEVVRDVASRDRSRIRTLTTAFRLKHEVLGCYLKGTNKNLPQWGFKQIEVSCTKENNPRDAYTHWNVEAHWNDKLPAGDPGVYKSPFFHDFIHLNVAMMTSNNALVPDPDKQDDLASKWWQWPILHVGLRMCGWDDNIVKYFLLGNPLVYWGSTIGIGIVGLVVVWYILRWQRGFADLNNKEIDQIHYSGIYPVAGWFLHYLPFVIMARVTYVHHYYPALYFAILTFGFLVDWTVRNRNTIIQGTTYGVLYAVIIGLYVLFMPVCWGMVGPNQQYSYMRWFDNWRISD; this is encoded by the exons ATGGCAGGCGAAAAggccgccgtcgcctccGGCGCTGACGTCGGCGAGGGGCTGAGGAAGCGTCCTGTCAATAACGGCACTCCAGCTCCCGTTGCACCCCAGCCCACGGACAACAAGAAACAGGCAGCTCAGAAG GCAGAAAAGAACCTTATTGACACCTTCGTTGAGTGGGAACACATCATCGCTCCGCTCATCTTCACGGCCCTCGCATTCTTTACACGATTGTGGAAGATTGGTCTGAGCGACATTGTTACCTGGGATGAGGCTCA CTTTGGAAAATTCGGCAGCTACTACATCAAGCATGAATACTACTTCGATGTCCACCCCCCTCTTGGAAAGATGCTTGTTGGATTGTCTGGTGTTCTTGGTGGATACAATGGATCTTTCGAGTTCAAATCTGGCGACAAGTACCCCGAGGATGTCAATTATACCTTTATGCGTGCCTTCAATGCCTTGTTTGGCATCGTCTGCATTCCCATGGCTTACTACACCGCCCGCGAACTTAACCTCCGCCGACCTGCTGTCTGGCTTGTTACACTGATGGTCCTTTGCGAGAACTCATACACCACTATTAGCCGTTTCATCCTCCTCGATTCGATGCTGCTCTGCGGTACTGTGGCTACTACCCTTTGCTGGGCCAAGTTCCACAATCAGCGCCACAACAGTTTCGAGCCTGAGTGGTTCTTCTGGCTCTTCATGACTGGTTTTAGCATTGGTTGTGTCTGCAGTGTTAAGCTGGTTGGTCTATTTGTCACGGCCCTTGTTGGCCTGTACACTATTGAGGACTTGTGGAACAAATTTGGTAACACCAAGATGCCGATT ACGACCCTGACTGCTCATGTTGGCACCCGTGTTGTTGGATTGATTGTCGTTCCTTTCCTCATCTACCTCCTCTCCTTCGCCCTTCACTTCGCCATCCTCGATCGCACTGGTCCCGGCGACGCCCAAATGAGTTCTCTTTTCCAGGCTAACCTGAAGGGCACAGAGGTTGGAAAGAACAGCCCATTAGAAATTGCCTACGGCTCTCGTGCTACTATCAAAAATATGGGTTATGGTGGCGGTCTGCTTCACTCCCACGTCCAGACATACCCTGAAGGTTCTCAGCAACAGCAAGTCACTTGCTACCATCACAAGGATGCCAACAACGACTGGTTCTTCTATCCCAACCGCCGGGAGCCTGACTACGACGCCGAGTCCCCGGATCTTCGATTCATCGGCGACGGTACCATCATCCGTTTGATCCACGCCCAGACCGGACGTAACCTGCACTCCCACGACATCGCTGCGCCAATGTCCAAGAGCGACAAGGAAGTCTCTTCCTACGGCAACCTTACTGTTGGCGATGAAAAAGATCACTGGAAGGTTGAGGTTGTCCGAGACGTTGCATCCCGAGACCGCAGCCGAATCCGCACTCTGACCACGGCTTTCCGCCTCAAGCACGAAGTTTTGGGTTGCTATCTGAAGGGCACCAATAAAAACCTTCCTCAGTGGGGTTTCAAGCAGATCGAGGTTTCCTGCACCAAGGAGAACAACCCTCGTGATGCATACACCCATTGGAACGTTGAGGCCCACTGGAATGACAAACTGCCTGCCGGTGACCCTGGTGTCTACAAGTCTCCTTTCTTCCACGACTTTATTCAtctcaatgttgccatgatgacatCTAACAATGCTCTGGTTCCCGACCCTGACAAGCAGGACGACCTTGCCTCGAAGTGGTGGCAGTGGCCCATTCTGCACGTTGGCCTTCGCATGTGTGGCTGGGATGACAACATTGTCAAGTACTTCCTTCTCGGAAACCCTCTAGTCTATTGGGGCTCCaccatcggcatcggcattgttggccttgttgtGGTGTGGTACATTTTGAGATGGCAACGCGGCTTCGCCGACCTAAACAATAAGGAAATTGACCAAATCCACTACTCTGGCATTTACCCTGTTGCTGGCTGGTTCCTACACTACTTGCCATTCGTCATCATGGCTCGTGTCACCTACGTGCACCACTACTATCCGGCTCTGTACTTTGCCATCCTTACTTTTGGCTTTCTTGTGGATTGGACCGTCAGAAACCGCAATACGATTATCCAGGGCACTACATATGGTGTCTTGTATGCTGTCATCATTGGTCTCTACGTCCTCTTCATGCCTGTCTGCTGGGGAATGGTTGGCCCCAACCAGCAGTATAGCTATATGAGATGGTTCGATAACTGGAGAATCAGTGATTAA
- the MZT1 gene encoding Mitotic-spindle organizing protein 1, giving the protein MPEPGRKPEPDKRAAAQQAVDILHEISTLLNCHLDRRAISICVSMIEKGVNPEALAGVIKELRQEAQGVERQVAGRRA; this is encoded by the exons ATGCCGGAGCCAGGCAGGAAACCCGAGCCCGACAAGCGCGCGGCCGCCCAGCAAGCAGTTGACATTCTCCATGAAATATCCACCCTCCTG AACTGCCACCTGGATAGAAGAGCCATATCGATCTGTGTGTCAATGATCGAAAAGGGCGTCAACCCTGAAGCCCTGGCG GGAGTAATCAAAGAGTTGAGGCAGGAGGCTCAGGGTGTTGAGAGGCAAGTAGCTGGCAGACGGGCATGA